One Candidatus Bathyarchaeota archaeon DNA segment encodes these proteins:
- a CDS encoding tetrahydromethanopterin S-methyltransferase subunit H (Part of a complex that catalyzes the formation of methyl-coenzyme M and tetrahydromethanopterin from coenzyme M and methyl-tetrahydromethanopterin. This is an energy-conserving, sodium-ion translocating step. MtrH catalyzes the transfer of the methyl group from methyl-tetrahydromethanopterin to the corrinoid prosthetic group of mtrA) codes for MSFIFNTPQKVYSIGKVKVGGQPGELATFLVGSIFWLGQKIVTDPNSGVFDEKEAEKIVNTMQTQSDITGIPFGFDIVGTTEVAFERYIDFVAKHSDAPLVLDAMSPNARMGAARLVKKRGLSGRCIYNSVYKGVTESELANLKESGIESAIVLANNPKDNSVEGKIAILQEALALSEKAGITKPLIDTAIPAFQPDMGTAVRALAVMREKFGSPVGLGSGNVVTTMGWVKANIAKEFRKGTVTATNTIMQMAGANYVMFGPAEQAEWVFPAAAVTDVYIASAAADLGTRPIEETHPIYKAFL; via the coding sequence TTGTCGTTTATTTTTAACACACCCCAAAAAGTCTACAGCATCGGCAAGGTAAAAGTCGGCGGACAACCTGGCGAGCTTGCAACTTTTCTGGTAGGCTCCATATTTTGGCTGGGTCAAAAAATCGTGACAGACCCAAACAGTGGCGTTTTCGATGAAAAAGAAGCTGAAAAAATAGTCAACACGATGCAAACCCAAAGCGACATAACAGGCATCCCCTTTGGTTTTGACATCGTTGGCACAACCGAAGTTGCCTTTGAAAGATACATCGATTTTGTAGCCAAACATAGCGATGCCCCACTGGTTTTGGATGCGATGAGTCCTAATGCTCGTATGGGGGCGGCTAGGTTGGTTAAGAAGAGGGGTCTTTCAGGTAGATGCATTTACAACTCGGTTTACAAGGGCGTCACGGAATCTGAACTTGCAAACCTAAAAGAAAGCGGCATAGAATCCGCCATCGTGTTAGCCAACAACCCCAAAGACAACAGCGTAGAAGGAAAAATAGCTATTCTCCAAGAAGCCCTTGCATTATCGGAAAAAGCAGGCATAACTAAACCGTTAATCGACACAGCCATTCCAGCGTTCCAGCCAGACATGGGTACAGCCGTCAGAGCGTTAGCAGTTATGAGAGAAAAGTTTGGCAGCCCTGTGGGCTTAGGCAGCGGCAACGTTGTCACAACCATGGGTTGGGTTAAAGCAAACATCGCCAAAGAATTCCGCAAAGGAACCGTCACCGCAACAAACACCATCATGCAGATGGCAGGCGCAAACTACGTTATGTTTGGTCCAGCGGAGCAGGCAGAGTGGGTTTTTCCAGCCGCCGCCGTAACCGACGTGTACATTGCTTCAGCAGCCGCTGACCTCGGCACACGCCCCATAGAAGAAACCCACCCCATCTACAAAGCATTCCTATAA
- a CDS encoding AAA family ATPase translates to MKTLVTIGRGGTGKSSFTALMAKAFIETKQSPILLVDADPDQNLAEMLGIDLKEAGKSTIADLIVSTFIESGGTTVGVPPAQRIEARIWEKGLYESPHFDFMAVGNKWVEGCYCMPNTALKGALSNLTKTYKYVIVDSPAGLENLNRRITSEVNDIFDILDHSKKSQDHVRRAYKIAKEVDMKFENFYLIGGYRFPSELGKQAEEELKFKYLGKIEADERLDEFVLNGESLLDLPNDNKAYLSVKKILQTLGYL, encoded by the coding sequence ATGAAAACTCTTGTTACTATCGGTCGTGGCGGAACAGGCAAATCCAGCTTCACCGCCCTTATGGCTAAAGCATTCATAGAAACAAAACAATCCCCCATACTCCTAGTTGACGCTGACCCAGACCAAAACCTAGCCGAAATGCTAGGCATTGACCTCAAAGAAGCAGGCAAATCCACAATCGCAGACCTAATCGTAAGCACCTTTATCGAGAGCGGCGGAACCACCGTCGGCGTCCCCCCAGCGCAGCGCATTGAAGCCCGCATCTGGGAAAAAGGTCTCTACGAAAGCCCACACTTTGATTTTATGGCTGTCGGCAACAAATGGGTCGAAGGCTGCTACTGCATGCCCAACACTGCATTAAAAGGCGCACTTAGTAACTTGACGAAAACCTACAAGTACGTAATCGTTGACTCCCCTGCAGGTTTAGAAAACCTCAATCGCCGCATAACCTCCGAGGTCAACGACATTTTTGACATATTAGATCACTCTAAAAAGTCTCAAGATCATGTCAGACGTGCTTACAAAATAGCTAAAGAAGTTGACATGAAATTCGAAAACTTTTACTTAATTGGCGGCTACCGTTTTCCTTCAGAACTTGGCAAGCAGGCAGAAGAAGAGCTCAAATTCAAGTACTTAGGCAAAATTGAGGCTGACGAGCGTCTAGACGAGTTTGTTCTCAACGGTGAGTCGCTTTTAGACCTGCCAAACGACAACAAAGCCTACCTTTCAGTTAAGAAAATCCTTCAGACTTTGGGCTATTTGTAG
- the cdhA gene encoding CO dehydrogenase/acetyl-CoA synthase complex subunit alpha yields the protein MKTNAGLIKNLELSIGKVINDNYAEPMGPTPMPSVTALRDWDMKLLTKYKPFYMPDCDSCCLCTFGKCDLTAGKRGACGLDIAAQSSRIVMIACAIGASCHSAHSRHLVHHLIEKYGRRHPLDIGGLNVKVEAPVTRLVTGIKPETLGDLDDVLAYVEEQVTQILATAHTGQESCNLDFESKAFHIGMCDHVGMEVGDIAQISTLGYPKADPEAPLVKLGIASVERSKPVVMCIGHNVVPSVGIIDYAKEKKVDDKIEVVGLCCTAHDMTRYYNRARIVGPISWELRFIRAGLADVVVLDEQCIRTDVAEEAAKVNTPVIAASEKNCVGFKNRTNDSTDAIVEDLVSGKVKGVLILDPEKVGEVAVRVAQAVAPMRKRKNVLPSVEEVVAIAKTCTQCKQCQRNCPQDYAIPAALKAAAAGDLSKLTDLYEVCIGCGRCESACPQGIMIHSLIVKAGEKSMYCEDNLCRSGRGAVSDVEIRNVGSPIVLGEIPGIVAIVGCSNYPKGGKDVYDIAREFASRRYIVVLSGCSAMSAGSYRNSEGKTLYEEFPGGFEAGGVSNVGSCVANSHIAGAAIKVANIFAKRPLRGNYEEIADYIHNRLGAVGLAWGAYSQKAAAIGAGFWRLGVPVVVGPHGSKYRRMLLGRKEDPSNWNVLDARTGETVNVGPAPEHLFNVAETKEECIVQIAKLCFRPNDTWKGRAGKLSHYIDLHKRYMGVMPNDVHLYVRTMADVPITLKDEIGKILEANNWKETVIPDPTLLPRMVRKMK from the coding sequence ATGAAGACCAACGCTGGTCTCATTAAAAATCTCGAGTTATCTATCGGCAAAGTTATCAACGACAACTATGCTGAGCCGATGGGTCCAACTCCAATGCCCTCCGTTACCGCCCTGCGAGATTGGGACATGAAACTTTTAACCAAATACAAGCCCTTCTACATGCCCGACTGTGACTCATGTTGCCTTTGCACTTTTGGCAAATGCGACTTGACTGCCGGAAAACGCGGAGCATGTGGCTTAGACATCGCAGCCCAATCATCTCGTATCGTTATGATCGCTTGCGCCATCGGAGCCTCGTGCCACTCAGCACACTCACGCCATCTTGTCCATCACTTAATTGAGAAGTATGGCCGAAGGCATCCCTTAGACATCGGTGGCTTAAACGTAAAAGTTGAAGCCCCAGTCACACGCCTTGTAACCGGTATCAAACCCGAAACACTCGGCGACCTCGACGATGTTTTAGCATATGTAGAAGAACAAGTTACCCAAATTCTTGCAACAGCCCACACAGGTCAAGAATCATGCAACCTTGACTTCGAATCCAAAGCATTCCACATCGGCATGTGTGACCACGTGGGTATGGAAGTCGGTGACATCGCCCAGATTTCAACTTTGGGATATCCAAAGGCTGATCCTGAAGCGCCACTAGTCAAATTAGGTATCGCCAGCGTTGAACGCTCCAAGCCAGTTGTCATGTGCATCGGTCACAACGTCGTTCCATCAGTTGGCATCATTGACTATGCAAAAGAAAAGAAAGTGGACGATAAAATCGAAGTAGTTGGCTTATGCTGCACAGCCCACGACATGACCAGATACTACAACCGCGCCAGAATCGTTGGTCCAATCAGCTGGGAACTTCGATTCATCCGTGCAGGATTAGCAGATGTCGTCGTCCTTGACGAACAATGCATCAGAACAGATGTTGCCGAAGAAGCAGCAAAAGTTAACACACCAGTCATAGCGGCATCTGAGAAGAACTGTGTTGGCTTCAAGAACCGCACAAACGACTCAACCGACGCCATCGTAGAAGACCTCGTCAGTGGCAAAGTCAAAGGTGTACTAATTCTTGACCCAGAAAAAGTCGGTGAAGTTGCAGTCCGTGTTGCCCAAGCAGTTGCTCCAATGCGCAAACGTAAAAACGTTCTCCCAAGCGTAGAGGAAGTTGTAGCAATCGCAAAGACTTGCACTCAATGCAAACAATGCCAACGCAACTGCCCACAAGACTACGCTATCCCAGCAGCCCTAAAGGCAGCCGCAGCAGGCGACCTATCTAAATTAACAGACCTCTACGAAGTCTGCATCGGATGTGGAAGATGTGAAAGCGCATGCCCACAAGGAATCATGATCCACAGCCTCATCGTTAAAGCAGGCGAAAAATCGATGTACTGTGAAGACAACCTATGCCGCAGCGGCAGAGGTGCAGTCTCCGACGTCGAAATCCGCAACGTCGGTAGCCCAATCGTACTTGGAGAAATCCCCGGTATCGTAGCAATCGTTGGCTGCAGCAACTATCCAAAAGGCGGCAAAGACGTCTATGACATAGCCAGAGAATTTGCCAGCAGACGATATATCGTCGTCCTCTCCGGATGCTCAGCCATGTCCGCAGGCAGCTACCGCAACAGCGAAGGCAAGACCCTCTATGAAGAATTCCCAGGTGGATTCGAAGCAGGAGGAGTCAGCAACGTCGGCTCATGCGTCGCAAACAGCCACATCGCAGGTGCAGCCATCAAAGTAGCAAACATCTTCGCAAAACGCCCACTAAGAGGCAACTATGAAGAAATTGCAGACTACATCCACAACCGTTTAGGTGCAGTCGGTTTAGCTTGGGGTGCATACAGTCAGAAAGCAGCCGCAATCGGCGCAGGCTTCTGGCGTTTAGGTGTACCAGTAGTGGTCGGTCCACACGGCAGCAAATACAGACGTATGTTGCTTGGCAGAAAAGAAGATCCCTCGAACTGGAATGTTCTAGATGCACGCACAGGCGAAACCGTCAACGTCGGCCCCGCACCAGAACACCTCTTCAACGTTGCAGAAACCAAAGAGGAATGCATCGTTCAAATCGCAAAACTCTGCTTCAGACCAAACGACACTTGGAAGGGACGCGCAGGCAAACTCAGCCACTACATCGACCTACACAAACGCTACATGGGAGTTATGCCAAACGATGTACACCTCTACGTCAGAACAATGGCTGATGTACCAATCACCCTCAAAGACGAAATCGGCAAGATCCTTGAAGCAAACAACTGGAAAGAAACAGTTATTCCGGACCCAACCTTGCTTCCTAGAATGGTCCGAAAGATGAAGTGA
- the cdhB gene encoding CO dehydrogenase/acetyl-CoA synthase complex subunit epsilon, with amino-acid sequence MSCEPWQCAEIASTKKANVIQKPEIAVAMMKKAQRPLLIVGSNVTERWMEGKQAIDYIIDLANASKIPVVATAHMVGEFIKRGYTPAAFWNAMEISQRVCDPTWMGLDGKGHPDLVIYVGMPYYMEALILAGLKHFAPDLKTMTIDNMYHVHASWSFPNATLEEWAANLKVMTSKFSGGN; translated from the coding sequence ATGTCCTGTGAACCATGGCAATGTGCAGAAATCGCATCAACTAAAAAAGCAAACGTAATCCAAAAACCCGAGATAGCAGTCGCAATGATGAAGAAGGCTCAACGCCCTCTCCTCATTGTAGGCAGCAACGTAACAGAAAGATGGATGGAAGGCAAACAAGCAATCGACTACATCATCGACCTCGCAAACGCATCAAAAATCCCCGTTGTAGCAACAGCCCACATGGTCGGCGAATTCATCAAACGTGGCTACACTCCAGCAGCATTCTGGAACGCAATGGAAATCAGCCAACGCGTCTGCGACCCAACCTGGATGGGACTGGACGGCAAAGGACACCCAGACCTCGTCATCTACGTCGGCATGCCCTACTACATGGAAGCACTCATCTTAGCGGGCCTCAAACACTTCGCACCAGACCTGAAAACCATGACCATCGACAACATGTACCATGTCCACGCAAGTTGGTCTTTCCCCAACGCAACCCTTGAAGAATGGGCTGCAAACCTCAAAGTAATGACCTCAAAATTTAGTGGAGGAAACTAA
- the cdhC gene encoding CO dehydrogenase/CO-methylating acetyl-CoA synthase complex subunit beta, whose translation MFKDIPVDVGVIYEGERIRRNDMQVELGGPTVKQKFELAKVKPMNEIEDGKITIIGPDLKDLKEGGAYPFGILIEAAGAKLDAGLEGVLERRIHGYLNYIEGFMHLNQRYDIWIRIGKKSFQKGLNSFEPIGKVLYRLFKSELPIVEKLQVTFITDPAKLDEMTPAAIQAYEARDAKARGLKDAEVSEFYGCALCQSFAPSHVCVITPQRYSNCGAISWFDGKASASIDPKGPVFAIPRGEIINEEKGEFSGVNEAAKKRSMGEVNQVWLYTAFDHPHTSCGCFEAVAFYIPEVDGLAVVQRNFKGATVNGLPFSTIADSAAGGRQIDGFHGMSIEYMRSAKFFAADGGWNRIVWVPKEVKEKVKDFIPKDVVDKIATEEDAKNVDELKAFLKAKNHPVVARWEAEAAPEAAEAAAITVNEEAAGTMMPVATAGSLPIMAGGFKIILKDAKIYANKVIIQTVKDEKKQ comes from the coding sequence ATGTTTAAAGATATACCTGTAGATGTTGGCGTAATCTACGAAGGCGAACGTATCCGCAGAAACGACATGCAAGTCGAACTCGGCGGACCAACAGTCAAACAAAAGTTTGAGTTGGCAAAAGTAAAACCCATGAACGAGATCGAAGACGGAAAAATCACCATCATCGGTCCAGACTTAAAAGACCTAAAGGAAGGCGGCGCATATCCATTCGGCATTCTGATCGAAGCTGCAGGCGCAAAACTCGACGCAGGCCTTGAAGGTGTCCTTGAAAGGCGCATTCACGGCTACCTCAACTACATCGAAGGCTTCATGCACCTAAACCAGCGCTACGACATCTGGATACGCATCGGCAAAAAATCCTTCCAAAAAGGCTTAAACAGCTTTGAACCAATCGGCAAAGTACTCTACCGATTATTCAAGAGCGAGTTGCCAATCGTCGAGAAACTACAGGTTACCTTCATAACCGACCCAGCAAAACTAGACGAAATGACCCCTGCAGCAATCCAAGCTTATGAAGCACGCGATGCAAAAGCCAGAGGCCTCAAAGACGCAGAAGTCAGCGAATTCTACGGTTGCGCACTCTGCCAATCATTCGCCCCAAGCCACGTCTGTGTCATCACACCACAAAGATACAGCAACTGCGGCGCCATCAGCTGGTTCGACGGTAAAGCCTCCGCAAGCATCGACCCCAAGGGTCCAGTGTTCGCAATTCCAAGAGGCGAAATCATAAACGAAGAAAAAGGCGAATTCAGCGGCGTCAACGAAGCCGCCAAGAAACGCAGCATGGGCGAAGTTAACCAAGTTTGGCTCTACACAGCCTTTGACCACCCACACACCTCCTGTGGATGCTTCGAAGCAGTAGCTTTCTACATCCCAGAAGTCGACGGCTTAGCAGTCGTACAACGCAACTTCAAAGGCGCAACCGTAAACGGTTTACCGTTCAGCACCATCGCTGACTCCGCAGCAGGCGGACGCCAAATCGACGGCTTCCACGGAATGTCCATCGAATACATGCGAAGCGCAAAGTTCTTCGCTGCAGACGGTGGATGGAACCGCATCGTTTGGGTGCCTAAAGAAGTTAAAGAAAAAGTCAAAGACTTCATCCCGAAAGACGTCGTCGACAAAATCGCAACCGAAGAAGACGCAAAGAACGTTGACGAACTCAAAGCATTCCTCAAAGCAAAGAACCACCCAGTCGTCGCAAGATGGGAAGCAGAAGCAGCCCCCGAAGCAGCCGAAGCCGCAGCAATCACCGTTAACGAAGAAGCAGCAGGCACTATGATGCCAGTTGCAACAGCAGGTTCACTGCCAATCATGGCCGGCGGATTCAAGATCATACTCAAAGATGCAAAGATCTACGCCAACAAAGTCATCATCCAAACCGTCAAAGACGAAAAGAAGCAATAA
- the cdhD gene encoding CO dehydrogenase/acetyl-CoA synthase subunit delta, producing MNSTTHHTNDKKKDEGLQLSDDLLAALAKFKKIELEDFQLDAKELEILFEPGMAANVLPKLKLPGIAAVGGKPASLLSSPFLPPIEKYPNRIAEVKLGATKSEGGTRGKTITIGGELSPAFYTFENPTPHKPAVTLDVFDMEVPLSKAVKMHVKDVVGDPAAWAKLAVEKFGADMVTMHLISVDPLLKDATPKDACKTIEKVLQAVDVPLVIGGCGDPVKDTALFEEVCAQFPGERFLISSVTRDMDVEKCAKFIKKAGHAVLAFTPMDLNFARELNRHLFDNLSREDIIMDLTTAALGYGLDYAFTNMERARIGGLMGDLELAQPMSSGTTNAWAAREAWLKMSADWEPRELRGPLWEVTTALTLLTAGVDLFMMMHPAAVKTLKDVTNYLTANKKADPAKFLDWVKVKA from the coding sequence GTGAACTCTACGACTCACCACACTAACGACAAAAAAAAGGATGAGGGCCTGCAGTTAAGCGACGACTTGCTAGCTGCGCTGGCAAAGTTCAAAAAAATCGAGTTGGAAGACTTCCAGCTTGACGCCAAAGAACTGGAAATCCTCTTCGAGCCAGGCATGGCGGCAAACGTCCTGCCAAAACTCAAGCTTCCAGGCATAGCAGCAGTCGGCGGCAAACCAGCCAGCCTCCTCTCATCCCCCTTCCTACCCCCAATCGAGAAGTACCCCAACAGAATCGCAGAAGTCAAACTCGGCGCAACCAAAAGCGAAGGCGGCACACGCGGCAAAACAATCACCATCGGCGGAGAACTCTCTCCAGCTTTCTACACTTTTGAGAACCCAACACCACATAAACCAGCAGTAACCTTAGACGTTTTCGACATGGAAGTCCCCTTAAGCAAAGCCGTCAAGATGCACGTCAAAGACGTCGTCGGCGACCCCGCAGCATGGGCGAAACTTGCAGTCGAAAAATTCGGCGCAGACATGGTAACAATGCACCTCATCAGCGTAGACCCCCTACTCAAAGACGCCACCCCCAAAGACGCATGCAAAACCATAGAAAAAGTCCTGCAAGCAGTCGATGTACCCCTGGTAATCGGCGGATGCGGAGACCCAGTAAAAGACACAGCCTTATTCGAAGAAGTATGCGCACAATTCCCAGGAGAACGCTTCCTAATCAGCTCCGTCACACGCGACATGGACGTCGAAAAATGCGCGAAATTCATCAAGAAAGCAGGCCACGCAGTCCTCGCCTTCACACCAATGGACCTTAACTTTGCACGCGAACTAAACAGACACCTATTCGACAACCTATCACGCGAAGACATCATTATGGACTTAACAACCGCAGCCTTAGGTTACGGCTTAGACTACGCATTCACAAACATGGAACGCGCACGCATCGGCGGATTAATGGGTGACCTTGAATTGGCACAACCCATGAGCTCAGGCACAACCAACGCTTGGGCAGCCCGTGAAGCATGGCTTAAGATGTCAGCGGATTGGGAACCACGCGAACTCAGAGGCCCACTATGGGAAGTCACCACAGCACTCACCTTGCTAACTGCAGGTGTCGACTTGTTCATGATGATGCACCCAGCTGCAGTAAAGACCCTAAAAGACGTCACTAACTACCTGACAGCTAACAAGAAAGCAGACCCAGCCAAATTCCTCGACTGGGTCAAGGTAAAGGCTTAA
- the acsC gene encoding acetyl-CoA decarbonylase/synthase complex subunit gamma, which translates to MAEKKKGGLKELSPIAIYKNLPKTNCKECGQDNCMAFATKIVNREVELEACKPLLKPEYAKQYATLKELLKPAVKEVVVGVGDKAKKIGGKLVMYRHELTYKNPTAIAIDVTDEMPESEIVARVQKTENFSFEYIGNTLKLDMIAVRCTSDDADKFKACVKKVSETTKLPMILCALNPQVMEAGIMAAPKARPLLYAATAQNWKEMAELAIMYDAPLVASSPNDLNGLASLAKTLQEYGVKDIVLDPGTFANEGLQDTLNNFTMLRRAATKAGDELAGLPLLGIPMVAWANKGDTADDLIKWRESYIASMLVVRYADALILHGNDGWSLLPLAVLRQNIYTDPRKPVAVAPGLKVFGTPDENSPVMFTSNFALTYYTVASDIESSKTNAYLIVVDAEGSAIDSGVAGRKLTADKIAEAIKASGVESKVKHRKIISPGKASRISGEIEELSGWKVLVGPRDSSEIPKYIIDKWQP; encoded by the coding sequence ATGGCAGAAAAGAAAAAAGGCGGATTAAAAGAACTCAGCCCAATCGCTATTTACAAGAACTTACCTAAAACCAACTGCAAAGAATGCGGCCAAGACAACTGTATGGCTTTTGCCACAAAGATTGTCAACCGCGAAGTCGAACTTGAAGCATGCAAACCCCTGCTAAAACCTGAATACGCAAAACAGTACGCTACCTTAAAAGAACTCCTAAAACCCGCGGTTAAAGAAGTCGTCGTCGGTGTTGGCGATAAAGCCAAAAAAATCGGCGGCAAACTTGTCATGTACCGCCACGAACTCACATACAAGAACCCAACAGCTATCGCCATAGACGTAACCGACGAGATGCCAGAGAGTGAAATTGTTGCCCGCGTACAAAAGACCGAGAATTTCAGCTTCGAATACATCGGCAACACCCTTAAACTCGACATGATCGCAGTCCGATGCACAAGCGACGACGCAGACAAATTCAAAGCATGCGTCAAAAAAGTCAGCGAAACAACCAAGCTACCCATGATCCTCTGCGCCCTAAACCCACAAGTGATGGAAGCAGGCATCATGGCAGCACCCAAAGCACGCCCACTACTCTACGCCGCAACCGCACAGAACTGGAAAGAAATGGCTGAACTCGCAATCATGTACGATGCACCACTAGTAGCATCTTCACCAAACGACCTAAACGGTTTAGCTTCACTGGCAAAAACCTTGCAGGAATACGGCGTTAAAGACATCGTCCTAGACCCAGGCACCTTCGCAAACGAAGGCTTACAAGACACCCTGAACAACTTTACCATGCTACGACGTGCAGCCACCAAAGCAGGCGACGAACTTGCTGGTTTACCACTACTCGGTATACCTATGGTTGCATGGGCAAACAAAGGCGACACCGCAGACGACCTCATTAAATGGCGTGAATCATACATTGCATCCATGTTGGTTGTCCGCTACGCAGACGCACTTATCCTGCACGGCAACGACGGATGGAGCCTACTACCGCTCGCAGTGCTACGTCAAAACATCTACACTGACCCACGCAAACCAGTCGCAGTTGCACCAGGCCTCAAAGTCTTCGGCACCCCCGACGAAAACAGCCCAGTCATGTTCACAAGCAACTTCGCCTTAACCTACTACACAGTCGCCTCAGACATAGAAAGCAGCAAAACCAACGCCTACCTCATCGTAGTCGACGCAGAAGGTAGCGCTATCGACAGCGGAGTCGCAGGACGCAAACTAACCGCAGACAAAATCGCTGAAGCCATTAAAGCCAGCGGCGTCGAAAGCAAAGTTAAGCACCGCAAAATCATCAGCCCAGGCAAAGCAAGCAGAATCAGCGGCGAAATCGAAGAACTCAGCGGCTGGAAAGTGCTGGTTGGACCACGCGACAGCAGCGAGATTCCGAAGTACATCATCGATAAATGGCAACCATAA
- a CDS encoding rubrerythrin family protein — MTKTDENLKAAFAGESQANRMYLAFAKAAEQEGFPQIAKLFKAAAEAETVHAHNHLRVMGKVKSTPENLEAAVSGETYEFKTMYPQFIEDAKAEGNKKALQSFDYANKVEQVHAGLYQKAIEAAKTKKDLPSADIYVCPVCGDTFEGTAPDKCPICGTPKAKFTKIA, encoded by the coding sequence ATGACTAAAACTGATGAAAACCTAAAAGCTGCGTTTGCAGGCGAATCCCAAGCTAACCGCATGTACCTCGCCTTCGCCAAAGCAGCCGAACAAGAAGGCTTCCCCCAAATCGCTAAACTCTTCAAAGCCGCCGCGGAAGCAGAAACCGTGCATGCCCACAACCACCTCCGCGTGATGGGTAAAGTAAAATCCACCCCCGAAAACCTCGAAGCAGCCGTTTCAGGCGAAACCTACGAATTCAAAACCATGTACCCACAATTCATCGAAGATGCAAAAGCAGAAGGTAACAAAAAAGCGCTGCAAAGCTTCGATTACGCTAACAAAGTCGAGCAAGTTCACGCAGGTCTCTACCAGAAAGCCATAGAAGCAGCCAAAACCAAAAAAGACCTCCCCTCAGCCGACATTTACGTTTGCCCAGTTTGCGGCGACACCTTCGAAGGTACCGCACCAGACAAGTGCCCCATCTGCGGAACACCTAAAGCGAAATTCACAAAAATCGCATAA
- a CDS encoding flavodoxin domain-containing protein: protein MTKVTLKDGVNWVGVVDWNIRDFHGYITSRGTTYNAYLVSDEKTALVDTVKLPFANELVEHIKEHTNLDKLDYIIVNHVEMDHSSSLPIIAKLAPQAKIYSTSRGKEELIKHYGAEFERVEIVKSGDTIKLGKKTLTFLEAPMLHWPDSMFTYIPEDKILLPNDAFGQHFASSGRFDDEVDQHVLMEEAVTYYANILTPFSPLIVKKIQEVVAMKLPIDIIGPSHGVIWRKDPMKIVNAYMDWCTGKCVKNKAVIVFDTMWGSTDKMARAIEDGLASEDVEVKLLKLRCTDNTDVVTEIVDAKAVIVGSPTLNNGMFPSLGAFLTYIGGLKPKGKTWYFFGSYGWGGGAVRGMEKMAKEFGFDVVEQGVELKWVPTADELKKCFEFGQQIAQKIKA from the coding sequence GGCACCACCTACAACGCCTACTTAGTTTCTGACGAAAAAACCGCGCTCGTTGACACGGTAAAGCTTCCGTTCGCCAACGAACTCGTCGAACACATCAAAGAACACACGAACCTTGACAAACTTGACTACATCATCGTAAACCACGTGGAGATGGATCACTCAAGCAGTCTGCCAATAATCGCCAAACTTGCGCCTCAAGCCAAAATCTACTCAACCTCCAGAGGCAAAGAGGAACTCATCAAACACTACGGCGCAGAATTCGAGCGCGTTGAAATCGTAAAGTCAGGCGACACCATAAAACTCGGAAAGAAAACCCTCACCTTCTTGGAAGCGCCGATGCTTCACTGGCCTGACAGCATGTTCACCTACATCCCTGAAGACAAAATCCTCTTACCAAACGACGCGTTTGGGCAACACTTTGCCAGTAGCGGACGTTTCGACGACGAAGTCGACCAGCATGTCCTCATGGAAGAAGCAGTCACCTACTACGCGAACATTCTCACGCCTTTCTCGCCGCTTATCGTTAAGAAAATCCAAGAAGTCGTCGCCATGAAGTTACCCATCGACATCATCGGCCCAAGTCACGGTGTCATATGGCGCAAAGACCCCATGAAAATCGTCAACGCCTACATGGATTGGTGCACAGGCAAATGTGTGAAAAACAAAGCAGTCATCGTGTTTGATACTATGTGGGGCAGCACCGACAAAATGGCCAGAGCAATCGAAGATGGCTTAGCCAGCGAAGACGTCGAAGTCAAGCTGCTCAAGCTTCGCTGCACCGACAACACCGATGTCGTCACCGAAATCGTGGACGCAAAAGCCGTAATCGTCGGTTCACCAACCCTAAACAACGGCATGTTCCCCTCGCTTGGCGCGTTCTTAACCTACATCGGCGGATTAAAACCCAAAGGCAAAACCTGGTACTTCTTCGGCAGCTACGGTTGGGGCGGTGGCGCAGTGCGGGGCATGGAAAAGATGGCTAAAGAATTCGGCTTCGATGTTGTGGAGCAGGGTGTAGAGCTAAAGTGGGTTCCTACAGCTGACGAGTTGAAGAAGTGCTTTGAGTTTGGGCAACAGATTGCTCAAAAAATCAAAGCCTAA